GACCAGGAAGCGGCGCATATCATTGTCATCTTCGGCGAGAAGGATCTTTTGCATCATCAGGACCGTTAATGGGTTTCTCTTGAATTAGGGCTTTGACGGTAGCTTTTCGCCAGTAAAAAACCGGTGAACGATAACCGTCAGATGCCTTCTTTATGGATTTACATAGTATGGACTTCGCAGCAGGCAACTGGCAACATGTCACCTTGAGTTGTTCACTACATGGTAAAGAACGAATGCAATGGGCTGATGGTCGGCTAGAACCCTTTGAAGTGCGGGAGCCTGAGCAGCAAACCATTCCCTTTGTCTTCAATTCCCCCCATAGCGGCCGGTTTTATCCACCGGAATTTCTGGCGGCGTCCCGGCTTGATTCCTTGAGTATCCGCAGATCCGAGGACCACTTTGTAGACGAGTTGTTCTCGGATGCGCCCCAACTCGGTGCGCCACTGCTGGTTGCCCACTTTCCACGCGCCTATCTGGATGTCAACCGCGAGCCTTACGAGCTTGACCCGCGCATGTTCGAGGATGCTCTGCCATCCTACGCCAATATCGGCTCCATGCGCGTTGCAGGTGGGTTGGGTACGGTTCCACGGATCGTTGCGGAGAACATGGAGATCTATGCGCGACGCATGCCGGTTGCGGATGCGCTGTCGCGCATCGAGGCGCTCTACAAGCCCTACCATGCGTGCCTGAGGCGCCTGATTGCTCGCACTCACGCCCGTTTCGGCTTTTCCGTCCTGATCGACTGCCATTCCATGCCGGGCAATATCCGCATTGCGGGCTCGGATACGCGGCCCGATTTCATCATTGGAGATCGCTACGGCACCAGTGCCTCCGCCGAACTGTCGCGTGCGGCCTTGCATATCCTGGAGGATCTCGGCTTCAACGCCGTTCGCAACAAGCCCTATGCGGGCGGCTTCATTACCGAACACTACGGCCGCCCGGTCCGTGGGCTTCATGCCCTGCAGATCGAGATC
The window above is part of the Rhizobium rhizoryzae genome. Proteins encoded here:
- a CDS encoding N-formylglutamate amidohydrolase, with the translated sequence MQWADGRLEPFEVREPEQQTIPFVFNSPHSGRFYPPEFLAASRLDSLSIRRSEDHFVDELFSDAPQLGAPLLVAHFPRAYLDVNREPYELDPRMFEDALPSYANIGSMRVAGGLGTVPRIVAENMEIYARRMPVADALSRIEALYKPYHACLRRLIARTHARFGFSVLIDCHSMPGNIRIAGSDTRPDFIIGDRYGTSASAELSRAALHILEDLGFNAVRNKPYAGGFITEHYGRPVRGLHALQIEINRSLYVDEATLEKRADFEVVAAALSLFMRQMIDFADEFSIESTLAAE